A genome region from Geodermatophilus bullaregiensis includes the following:
- a CDS encoding MFS transporter: MAQSVRRQGAEEQHQLPVRTLVSASIGNAVEWFDWTVYATFLVYFSGQFFPSENEALSLIGTTSTYALAFFFRPLGGVVIGRFADLRGRKAGMLLTILLMAGGSLMIAVLPTYAAVGWLAPALLLVARIAQGLSLGGEVSGASAYLAEIAPPERRGRYSAFFYISTGSALLLASLLGVLLTAVLDEAQLESYGWRIAFAVGGLLGFVGLWLRRSLVESESFEENAEKARATTNPLLRTIKEHPRSVLQLCAFTLLSTLSYYTFFSALTPFAVNFRDADGNDVFIALSIGTALFIALCYPYGALSDRIGRKPVLLAWSAATAVLVVPLSYLVRDSLPSLIVVFCVGLGLYAAMASLAPAIMSELFPTELRATGIGAWYNTTVAIFGGTAPLVITALSSRGMPTVFFWYVAGAAVVAFLGILTLPETRGTDLR; the protein is encoded by the coding sequence ATGGCGCAGAGCGTTCGACGGCAGGGGGCCGAGGAGCAGCACCAGCTGCCGGTCCGCACGCTGGTCTCGGCGAGCATCGGCAACGCCGTCGAGTGGTTCGACTGGACGGTCTACGCGACCTTCCTCGTCTACTTCTCCGGGCAGTTCTTCCCGTCGGAGAACGAGGCGCTGTCGCTGATCGGGACGACGTCGACCTACGCGCTGGCGTTCTTCTTCCGGCCGCTGGGCGGGGTGGTCATCGGCCGCTTCGCCGACCTGCGCGGGCGCAAGGCCGGCATGCTGCTGACCATCCTGCTCATGGCCGGCGGGTCGCTGATGATCGCGGTCCTGCCCACCTACGCCGCCGTCGGGTGGCTGGCGCCGGCCCTGCTGCTGGTCGCCCGCATCGCCCAGGGGCTCAGCCTGGGCGGTGAGGTGTCGGGCGCCTCGGCGTACCTCGCCGAGATCGCCCCGCCGGAGCGCCGAGGCCGCTACTCGGCGTTCTTCTACATCTCCACCGGGTCGGCGCTGCTGCTGGCCTCGCTGCTCGGCGTGCTGCTCACCGCGGTGCTCGACGAGGCGCAGCTGGAGTCCTACGGCTGGCGCATCGCCTTCGCCGTCGGCGGCCTGCTCGGGTTCGTCGGCCTGTGGCTGCGTCGGTCGCTGGTGGAGAGCGAGAGCTTCGAGGAGAACGCCGAGAAGGCGCGGGCGACCACCAACCCGCTGCTGCGCACGATCAAGGAGCACCCGAGGTCGGTCCTGCAGCTGTGCGCGTTCACGCTGCTGTCGACGCTGAGCTACTACACCTTCTTCAGCGCCCTGACGCCGTTCGCCGTCAACTTCCGCGACGCCGACGGCAACGACGTCTTCATCGCGCTGTCGATCGGCACGGCGCTGTTCATCGCGCTCTGCTACCCCTACGGCGCGCTGTCGGACCGGATCGGCCGCAAGCCCGTGCTGCTGGCCTGGTCGGCCGCGACGGCGGTGCTCGTCGTCCCGCTGTCCTACCTCGTGCGCGACAGCCTGCCGTCGCTGATCGTGGTCTTCTGCGTCGGGCTGGGCCTCTACGCGGCGATGGCCTCGCTCGCGCCGGCGATCATGAGCGAGCTGTTCCCGACGGAGCTGCGGGCCACCGGCATCGGCGCCTGGTACAACACGACGGTCGCGATCTTCGGCGGCACCGCGCCGCTGGTGATCACCGCGCTGTCCAGCCGGGGCATGCCGACGGTCTTCTTCTGGTACGTCGCCGGCGCCGCGGTGGTCGCCTTCCTCGGCATCCTCACCCTGCCCGAGACGAGGGGCACCGACCTGCGCTGA
- a CDS encoding helix-turn-helix transcriptional regulator, protein MPRWDERPLVGRADELATLLAAVDRARAGRGSAVLVAGDAGVGKSRLLDELAVRAAGRGLRVLTGHCVDLGEVGLPYLPFVDLLRPVAADLGDGAAGLFAARATAAREPEAPDLGSPIAALRPPVDDGRLQLFEAVAAALAGLAAGTPLLVLLEDLHWADRSSRDLLRYLLARLADEPVAVVASYRSDDLHRRHPLRPLLAELVRLPGVERLDLGPLPDTAVEELVRGLAAGVPDRTVDDVVARAEGNAFYAEELLAAGLAGETLPLGLTDVLLARVEQLGPAAQQVLRVAAVAGRRVRHELVAAVGGLDAAELERALAEAVHSHLLVVSPDGAYRFRHALLREAVLADLLPGERVRLHAAVAAHLAAVPSAGTAAERAHHLRESNDLAGALAASLEAADEARRVGAPAEQLQHLETALALWPAVPDAAGRAGRGQAELLLDTAAAARRGGELHRAVALLRAAQEVLGPDGDRELRARVHYTLAQALARVEDQASALRETTAAMALVPASPPSPVRTWAAATHARACYEMGRRAEAEAAAEEALAAADALGLDSAWADVAVSLARSRGGRELRTRLEEALTRARRSGDPDVEMRVLFNLAIVAYEDGASQETLRWSDAGLARAGGLGVEWSFYAAELRHLGVLSRYVLGDWDGSLALADRLARVPEMAAHVRAAGLLVQVGRGDTGVAARIAWARGLVGRLGAHALLLVSTAGAELELAAWAQDPAAALATARAADARLEELWGADRIAVVRLVTTALAPVADAAAAARLAGDATAEAEWAAAGEELVARARAAVADHEREVGGYGVEAAAWIARLDAEAARLAGEAAPERWAASVEAFGYGHVYEQARSRWRLAEALTAAGDRSGAAGPLRSAADTARALGAAPLLAAVTALARRARLELPGTGRVVETAAVFTPRETEVLALLARGRTNRQIGAELYISEKTASVHVSNILAKLGAGSRTEAVAVAASRGLLPTG, encoded by the coding sequence GTGCCGCGGTGGGACGAGCGACCCCTGGTGGGCCGGGCCGACGAGCTGGCCACCCTCCTCGCCGCCGTCGACCGTGCGCGGGCCGGCCGCGGGTCCGCGGTCCTCGTGGCGGGGGACGCCGGCGTCGGCAAGTCCCGCCTGCTCGACGAGCTCGCCGTCCGCGCCGCCGGCCGCGGGCTGCGGGTGCTCACCGGGCACTGCGTCGACCTCGGCGAGGTCGGCCTGCCCTACCTGCCCTTCGTCGACCTGCTCCGTCCCGTCGCGGCCGACCTCGGCGACGGGGCGGCCGGCCTGTTCGCCGCACGCGCGACGGCGGCACGGGAGCCCGAGGCCCCCGACCTCGGCAGCCCGATCGCGGCGCTGCGCCCGCCGGTCGACGACGGGCGGCTGCAGCTGTTCGAGGCGGTCGCCGCCGCGCTGGCCGGGCTCGCGGCCGGCACGCCGCTGCTCGTGCTGCTCGAGGACCTGCACTGGGCCGACCGCTCCAGCCGCGACCTGCTGCGCTACCTGCTCGCCCGGCTGGCCGACGAGCCGGTCGCCGTCGTCGCCTCCTACCGCTCCGACGACCTGCACCGCCGCCACCCCCTGCGGCCGCTGCTGGCCGAGCTGGTGCGGCTGCCGGGGGTCGAGCGGCTCGACCTCGGCCCGCTGCCCGACACGGCGGTCGAGGAGCTCGTGCGCGGCCTGGCCGCCGGGGTGCCCGACCGCACGGTCGACGACGTGGTGGCCCGCGCCGAGGGCAACGCCTTCTACGCCGAGGAGCTGCTGGCCGCGGGCCTCGCCGGCGAGACGCTGCCGCTGGGCCTCACCGACGTGCTGCTCGCCCGGGTCGAGCAGCTCGGCCCGGCCGCCCAGCAGGTGCTGCGGGTGGCGGCGGTGGCCGGACGGCGGGTGCGGCACGAGCTGGTCGCCGCGGTCGGCGGGCTGGACGCCGCCGAGCTGGAGCGGGCGCTGGCCGAGGCGGTGCACTCCCACCTGCTCGTCGTCTCGCCCGACGGCGCCTACCGCTTCCGCCACGCACTGCTGCGTGAGGCGGTGCTGGCCGACCTGCTGCCCGGCGAGCGGGTGCGGCTGCACGCCGCCGTCGCCGCGCACCTGGCCGCCGTCCCGTCGGCCGGCACCGCCGCCGAGCGCGCCCACCACCTGCGCGAGAGCAACGACCTGGCCGGCGCGCTGGCCGCCTCGCTGGAGGCCGCCGACGAGGCCCGGCGGGTGGGCGCCCCGGCCGAGCAGCTGCAGCACCTGGAGACGGCGCTCGCGCTGTGGCCGGCGGTGCCCGACGCCGCCGGGCGGGCCGGCCGCGGCCAGGCCGAGCTGCTGCTGGACACCGCGGCCGCCGCCCGCCGCGGCGGGGAGCTGCACCGGGCGGTGGCGCTGCTGCGCGCGGCGCAGGAGGTGCTGGGCCCCGACGGCGACCGCGAGCTGCGGGCGCGGGTGCACTACACCCTGGCCCAGGCGCTGGCCCGCGTCGAGGACCAGGCCTCCGCGCTGCGCGAGACCACCGCGGCCATGGCGCTGGTGCCCGCGTCACCGCCGTCGCCGGTGCGCACCTGGGCGGCGGCCACGCACGCCCGCGCCTGCTACGAGATGGGCCGCCGCGCGGAGGCCGAGGCGGCCGCGGAGGAGGCGCTGGCCGCCGCCGACGCGCTCGGCCTGGACAGCGCGTGGGCCGACGTCGCCGTCTCGCTGGCCCGCTCGCGCGGCGGGCGGGAGCTGCGGACCCGGCTGGAGGAGGCCCTGACCCGCGCCCGCCGGTCCGGCGACCCCGACGTGGAGATGCGGGTGCTGTTCAACCTGGCGATCGTCGCCTACGAGGACGGTGCGTCGCAGGAGACGCTGCGCTGGAGCGACGCGGGGCTGGCGCGGGCGGGAGGGCTCGGCGTCGAGTGGTCCTTCTACGCCGCGGAGCTGCGGCACCTCGGCGTCCTGTCCCGGTACGTCCTCGGCGACTGGGACGGCAGCCTGGCGTTGGCCGACCGGCTGGCGCGGGTGCCGGAGATGGCCGCGCACGTGCGCGCCGCGGGGCTGCTGGTGCAGGTCGGCCGCGGGGACACGGGGGTCGCGGCGCGGATCGCCTGGGCCCGCGGGCTGGTCGGCAGGCTGGGCGCGCACGCGCTGCTGCTGGTGTCCACGGCCGGCGCCGAGCTGGAGCTGGCCGCCTGGGCGCAGGACCCGGCGGCCGCGCTGGCCACCGCGCGCGCCGCGGACGCGCGGCTGGAGGAGCTGTGGGGCGCCGACCGGATCGCCGTCGTCCGGCTGGTGACGACCGCGCTGGCACCGGTGGCCGACGCCGCGGCCGCCGCCCGGCTGGCCGGCGACGCGACCGCGGAGGCGGAGTGGGCGGCGGCGGGGGAGGAGCTGGTCGCGCGGGCCCGCGCGGCGGTCGCCGACCACGAGCGGGAGGTCGGCGGGTACGGCGTCGAGGCCGCCGCCTGGATCGCCCGCCTCGACGCGGAGGCCGCGCGGCTGGCCGGGGAGGCGGCGCCGGAGCGGTGGGCGGCGTCGGTCGAGGCGTTCGGCTACGGGCACGTGTACGAGCAGGCGCGCAGCCGGTGGCGGCTGGCCGAGGCGCTGACTGCGGCGGGGGACCGGTCGGGCGCCGCCGGGCCGCTGCGGTCGGCCGCCGACACCGCCCGCGCGCTGGGGGCGGCGCCGCTGCTGGCCGCGGTGACCGCGCTGGCCCGCCGGGCACGGCTGGAGCTGCCCGGCACCGGCCGCGTCGTGGAGACGGCGGCGGTGTTCACCCCGCGTGAGACCGAGGTGCTCGCGCTGCTGGCCCGCGGCCGCACCAACCGGCAGATCGGCGCGGAGCTCTACATCAGCGAGAAGACCGCGAGCGTGCACGTCAGCAACATCCTGGCCAAGCTCGGCGCCGGCAGCCGCACCGAGGCGGTCGCCGTCGCCGCGTCGAGGGGCCTGCTGCCGACGGGGTAG
- a CDS encoding DEAD/DEAH box helicase — protein MASAARAGAVAPQTTSRPLRAWQQAALDRYEEQAPKDFLVTATPGAGKTTFALTLAARLLQRREVARVIVVCPTDHLRLQWADAADRLGIVLDPGLTNAVGPVRAGTQGYVTTYAQVAGKPMLHAARATAVKTLVVLDEVHHAGDGLSWGEAIEEAYGFAARRLCLTGTPFRTKVDERIPFVRYEEDGFEGDAAEAGAGLVSRADYTYGYKEALADSVVRPVVFAAYTGTSRWRNSAGEVVAASLSEAGTRSVEMAAWRTALDPKGQWVPHVIAAMDDRITHLREEGGMPDAAGLILASDQDDARAYAKIVRRVTGKAPELILSDDPKASKKIERFATGSARIAVCVRMISEGVDVPRAAVLAWMTSYRTPLFFAQAVGRVVRSRASHETATVFLPAVRPLLGLAASLEKERNHVMPPPKAQDPEALDLDPLPPEEREAVGLKQWEALEADARFAHVLHGGTAHTGAGSGAVAVAPEDEDFLGIPGLLTAEQTASLLARRDDELRLRIAQRSHLDDDTGELPLVEDHPDEDDAGRSWRDAAELRREINRLVSRVSAKTSTPHAVVHTQLRQSVPGPPSASASVDVLRARRERLRTML, from the coding sequence ATGGCGAGCGCAGCACGGGCCGGGGCGGTCGCCCCGCAGACGACCAGCCGACCGCTCCGGGCGTGGCAGCAGGCCGCACTCGACAGGTACGAGGAGCAGGCGCCGAAGGACTTCCTGGTCACCGCGACCCCGGGCGCGGGCAAGACGACCTTCGCCCTGACGCTGGCCGCGCGGCTGCTGCAGCGGCGCGAGGTCGCGCGGGTCATCGTCGTCTGCCCCACCGACCACCTGCGGCTGCAGTGGGCCGACGCCGCCGACCGGCTGGGCATCGTGCTCGACCCCGGGCTGACCAACGCCGTCGGCCCGGTGCGCGCCGGCACCCAGGGCTACGTCACCACCTACGCGCAGGTGGCCGGCAAGCCGATGCTGCACGCGGCCCGCGCCACCGCCGTCAAGACGCTGGTGGTCCTCGACGAGGTGCACCACGCCGGCGACGGCCTCTCGTGGGGTGAGGCGATCGAGGAGGCCTACGGCTTCGCCGCCCGCCGGCTGTGCCTGACCGGGACGCCGTTCCGCACCAAGGTCGACGAGCGCATCCCGTTCGTCCGCTACGAGGAGGACGGCTTCGAGGGCGACGCCGCGGAGGCCGGCGCCGGGCTGGTCAGCCGCGCCGACTACACCTACGGCTACAAGGAGGCGCTGGCCGACAGCGTCGTCCGCCCGGTCGTCTTCGCCGCCTACACCGGCACCTCGCGCTGGCGGAACTCCGCCGGCGAGGTCGTGGCCGCCTCGCTGTCGGAGGCCGGCACCCGCTCGGTGGAGATGGCCGCCTGGCGCACCGCGCTGGACCCCAAGGGGCAGTGGGTGCCGCACGTCATCGCGGCCATGGACGACCGGATCACCCACCTGCGCGAGGAGGGCGGCATGCCCGACGCCGCCGGGCTGATCCTCGCCAGCGACCAGGACGACGCCCGCGCCTACGCGAAGATCGTCCGGCGGGTGACCGGCAAGGCGCCCGAGCTGATCCTCTCCGACGACCCCAAGGCGTCGAAGAAGATCGAGCGCTTCGCGACCGGGTCGGCGCGGATCGCCGTCTGCGTGCGGATGATCTCCGAGGGCGTCGACGTCCCGCGGGCCGCCGTCCTGGCGTGGATGACCTCCTACCGGACGCCGCTGTTCTTCGCCCAGGCCGTCGGCCGCGTCGTCCGCTCGCGGGCGTCGCACGAGACCGCCACGGTGTTCCTCCCCGCGGTCCGGCCGCTGCTGGGGCTGGCCGCCTCGCTGGAGAAGGAACGCAACCACGTCATGCCGCCGCCCAAGGCGCAGGACCCGGAGGCGCTCGACCTCGACCCGCTGCCGCCCGAGGAGCGCGAGGCGGTGGGCCTGAAGCAGTGGGAGGCGCTGGAGGCCGACGCCCGCTTCGCGCACGTGCTGCACGGCGGCACCGCGCACACCGGCGCCGGCTCCGGTGCGGTGGCGGTCGCGCCGGAGGACGAGGACTTCCTCGGCATCCCCGGGCTGCTCACCGCCGAGCAGACGGCGTCGCTGCTGGCCAGGCGCGACGACGAGCTGCGGCTGCGGATCGCCCAGCGCTCGCACCTCGACGACGACACCGGTGAGCTGCCGCTGGTCGAGGACCACCCCGACGAGGACGACGCCGGCCGCTCGTGGCGCGACGCCGCCGAGCTGCGCCGCGAGATCAACCGCCTGGTCAGCCGGGTGTCGGCGAAGACGTCGACGCCGCACGCCGTGGTGCACACCCAGCTGCGGCAGTCGGTGCCCGGCCCGCCGTCGGCCTCGGCGTCGGTCGACGTCCTCCGCGCCCGCCGCGAGCGCCTCCGCACCATGCTGTGA
- a CDS encoding GNAT family N-acetyltransferase, producing the protein MSEVALRWLTAPGQVTPPLRAALAECWRAVSDAGGAVGFPFPPVDPADVARTVEEMAGRLDPRLSRLLVATADGDLAGWLLVTGNAARLTAHWASVSRVQTALAHRGTGVARALVTEAARAARDDLGLTALHLQARGGAGLEDLYAHLGWVEVGRWPGALRLSADDVRDEVLVRLEL; encoded by the coding sequence GTGAGCGAGGTGGCGCTGCGGTGGCTGACCGCGCCGGGGCAGGTGACGCCGCCGCTGCGCGCCGCGCTGGCGGAGTGCTGGCGCGCGGTGTCCGACGCCGGCGGCGCCGTCGGCTTCCCGTTCCCGCCGGTGGACCCCGCCGACGTGGCGCGGACGGTCGAGGAGATGGCCGGCCGGCTGGACCCGCGGCTGTCCCGGCTGCTGGTGGCCACCGCCGACGGCGACCTGGCCGGCTGGCTGCTGGTCACCGGCAACGCGGCCCGGCTCACCGCGCACTGGGCGTCGGTGTCGCGCGTGCAGACCGCGCTCGCGCACCGGGGGACCGGCGTGGCCCGGGCGCTGGTGACCGAGGCGGCGCGGGCGGCCCGGGACGACCTGGGCCTGACCGCGCTGCACCTGCAGGCACGCGGCGGTGCGGGGCTGGAGGACCTCTACGCGCACCTCGGCTGGGTCGAGGTCGGGCGCTGGCCCGGCGCGCTGCGGCTGTCGGCCGACGACGTCCGCGACGAGGTCCTCGTGCGGCTCGAGCTCTGA